The sequence gttatTAGGTCAACAGTACATTAATGCTGACCTACATGTATATGAATAGTTGGTACTTTTTCCGATGGTGACTGTTGCAATTTGTATGTAGTTTGGTGTTCCATTATCTTCTGTTAGGGTTCGTGCTAGAGCGCTCACATCATTGTCTTCTGCTGCTGGCTCTACTGATAATGTGGAGTTGATTGGAGTTGTGAAGGAATTGGTACTACCAAGAAGTGCCAATTTTGAGCAACAAACACCTGAAGATGAcaagggtgtgtgtgtgtgtgtgtgtgtgtgtgtgtgtgtgtgtgtgtgtgtgtgtacaggtgtgtgtacaggtgtgtgtacaggtgtgtgtgtacagttgtgtgtgtgtgtatgtacagttgtgtgtgtgtgtatgtacaggcgtgtgtgtgtgtgtacaggtgtgtgtgtgtgtgtgtttacaggtgtgtgtgtgtgtgtaaaggtgtgtgtgtgtgtgtgtgtgtgtgtgtgtgtgtgtgtacaggtgtgtgtgtacaggtgtgtgtgtacaggtgtgtgtgtacagttgtgtgtgtgtgtatgtacaggtgtgtgtgtgtgtgtgtgtgtgtgtacaggtgtgtgtgtgtgtgtgtgtgtgtgtacaggtgtgtgtgtgtgtgtacaggtgtgtgtgtgtgtgtgtgtgtgtgtgtgtgtgtgtgtgtgtgtgtgtgtgtgtgtgtgtgtgtgtgtgtgtgtgtgtgtgtacaggtgtgtgtgtacaggtgtgtgtgtacaggtgtgtgtgtacaggtgtgtgtgtgtgtgtacaggtgtgtgtgtgtgtgtgtaaaggtgtgtgtgtgtgtgtgtgtgtgtgtacaggtgtgtgtgtgtacaggtgtgtgtgtttgtgtgtacaggtgtgtgtgtgtgtgtgtgtgtgtgtgtgtgtgtgtgtgtgtgtgtgtgtgtgtgtgtgtgtgtgtgtgtgtgtgtgtgtacaggtgtgtgtctacaggtgtgtgtgtacaggtgtgtgtgtacaggtgtgtgtgtgtgtgtgtgtgtaaaggtgtgtgtgtgtgtgtgtgtacaggtgtgtgtgtacaggtttgtgtgtacaggtgtgtgtgtgtgtgtgtgtgtgtgtgtgtgtgtgtgtgtgtgtgtgtgtgtgtgtgtgtgtgtgtgtgtgtgtgtgtgtgtgtgtgtgtgtgtacaggtgtgtgtgtgtgtacaggtgtgtgtgtgtgtacaggtgtgtgtgtacaggtgtgtatgtgtgtgtacaggtgtgtgtgtgtgtgtgtgtgtgtgtgtgtgtgtgtgtgtgtgtgtgtgtgtgtgtgtgtgtgtgtgtgtgtgtgtgtgtgtacaggtatgtgtgtttgtgtgtacacgtgtgtgtgtgtgtttgtgtgtacaggtgtgtgtgtttgtgtgtacacgtgtgtgtgtgtgtgtgtgtgtgtgtgtgtgtgtgtgtgtgtgtgtgtgtacaggtgtgtgtgtgtgtgtgtgtgtgtgtgtacaggtgtgtgtgtgtgtgtacaggtgtgtgtgtgtgtgtacaggtgtgtgtgtgtgtgtacaggtgtgtgtgtgtttgtgtgtacaggtgtgtaccggtgtgtatgtgtgtattatttttatgtatttttaatacATTATTGATAGTGTTACAATGTATTGTGGGTTATACACTATCAGGTGAAGAAGCCATATCACATGCTGACCTAATGTTACCGATGATACGTCATAGAACATCTGATGATAAAGTGATCGTCAGGAAGGCAGCCATACAGGTGTATAGTGACCTCACGTGACATACAATATAATGGTGGAGTGTTCTTTACAGGAACTGGAAGCATTAGTGAGACTTGACCTAAACCATATTAGGAAAGAGGTACGTAATGAAATATGACTGTTTTGTACATCTTCACCTCtccatgtgtatgtgtgcatgtagtgcTTCTAATAAGGTTCTGCAAGGATTTTTTTTCTGACTGTTACGTACATTGAGACAATCATACAGGTGTACACAGAGGTGAAACTCAATGCAATGAGCTTGATTTCATCAATGTCCAACATGTTTAGGTCTGGAACATGTCATTTCACATTTCATATCTTTACCAAACATATAAAacatagtatgtgtgtgtgtttgtatatgcCATACCTTTGCCTACATATGATATTGATAGGATGTTCAGATATTTCATGATCACTGCATGGACCCAGCTCTGCACAGTCCGCAAACAAGCCCTCACCTCACTCAACTCACTCACCATTGATGCTCCCACTTGTACCATCCTTCACAGGTCAGTGTTTCTGATAGCTCAATATTACTGTATGACAAATGTTGACTAAAATTGTTAAAAAGTGAAGTCAGTGGAATCTATATCCAGTAGTACAACTattatgtgtctgtgtgtgtctggggagtgtataaacagtggaatggactactggaatggtggaatactggtatgtgtctgtgtgtgtctggggagtgtataaacagtggaatggactactggaatggtggaatactggaatggtggaatactggaatggtggaatggaattttttaaagttcaatatcattttttacatccaaataagtacaactcctccccttatgtaagcaaataaataggattccccttgaagtcagcatacttttcctcaccacaacacttgtatgacttataactcaatactttattacttgtgtgAAACTAActggttcagttcagtgtgcaacaTGGCACTGCCATGATGAACTgtggcttaaattttgttttctgacataattgtggaaaaggctcattgtaaatgcttacaagatcGCATTTCTCTTTTCCCAATAATTTTCGCTTAGGttcctaggttagtggtaaacatctcgtacaggctctgcatTCTGTGTTcgtcctccagtgcctaactggtagagttgataataaatgaacactttattgtacagtgaatgtgcttttacaatgcattcatgtaatcagctagctagctaactttttatcatttgggggAACAAGCGTTAAGTCCGGAGTCTTCTTAGTATTCCAAATAAACTgttattgtgcatgttcataactgactttacagtacattacattagtaaactttgtctatggtgaagtgaattatgctaaataaGCTGACTTTAAGGAAAttctatttatttgcttacataaggggaggagttgtacttatttggatgtaaaaaatgatattgaactttaaaaaattccattctaccattccagtattccaccattccagtattccattccactgtttatacactcccgtGTGTCTGTGGGGGCCTGACATTCCACAGATATTTGCTTGGGTACTTCATCATAATGTCTGAGGGGTTACTAAGTCATATGCATAGATCCTGGTTTAGAGTGGGGATGGGAATCAGGCACAGATTTTAAAGCCAATTGTTTATTTAATGTGATCTTGTGTATCTCGTGTGTATAGTTTATGGCTGGATGGAGTGATGCCAATGGTTATGGACGAAGAGATCAGTGTCCAGGAAAGGTGCTTCTTGCTCCTTGAAGAATTTCTATTGTCACTTATTTCTCCCTACACTGAGTAAGTGTCCAGTCTGATGTACAGTTGATCATCAGTTATCATCCAAATACCATTGTTCCTAGAATAAAGATGAAATGTGAATTTGTTAGGAAACTGTTATTGAAGCCATTAATTTATTGTATATAGTTCAATTACTGAGCACCAGCAACTAAATACTCCAATAGATCGTATTCCAAATGACGTTACACGAATTTTCTATTTTGGGGGACTCCtatattttcgagtattatGACCAATAGCGATCAGGATTTCGAAGATTGATATTGAGGCTAACAAACAAGATAAAGATATTGAGGCGAAACTACCAAgtttggttattacagcaaaTAAACAATAGTATTTCTtctaaactttgaaaaccagctgaaaaattCTAACCTGGCGttagagaatagattttatatccttataactgtacctgttagttttaaGTCAATATCTTCCAGGATTGAATAGTGATTTGAATCTTTTAAAGCCCCATTGGAACTCTCACTTGAAATTGTTAGAATATACCCCTAATAGCCGTGGCCATTTTATTTCGTGACATCATTTGGAATATGGTCTATTCAATGTTATCTGTTGATGTTTGAATACTCAAGGTGGCTAGAATACTAGGGTTAGGATAACCAAGGATGCACTAGCATGAATTATACACAAACTAGTTCATCTTTGTGTTGATGCACACCTGGCTGTAATTGAAAAGACCAGGGTGGTCTTAATACTAGGTCTTGTAAGTGGCTTGATTTGTAAAATGAGGCTTACTGCAACCAACTTGTGAATTGTCAATATGGTTATCAACGGCTGCTGCTACAAGGAAGAACTATAATGTCCAGCTAGTTTACAATAAGCCCGGGTGTCTATATGGATAAATACAGTACACAAGTAGGACATAGAAAGTTTTATTACTGGTCTCATTATATTTCTAGTCTACCTAGTGAAATGGAAAAGTTTTTGTGGTAGTTGTTTGATGTGATAGCATCAGATGAAGATCTCCAGTAAGTGAACtattcatgtgtgtatgtacgtatgtaagtACATACactctttgtgtgtgtgtgtacatctaCATGTACCATCTTTTACCGGTTAATAGCCGCAGCTCGTATAATAGCTGCCCACGTACAGTGGCTGTTCCAAAGCTTAGAATTGTAGTCATAAGAGCTGCCCTCAGATAAGAGCCGTGGCTTGTATCTAAATATACCGATGCAAGTGTTAATAAGACACGTTTGAAACGGAAaccaggcaaaggagttgtGTTAGGTCAGGAAATATCATTTTTGAGAGAGAAGTTaaaatgaatgatagtattaaaGGACGAATAAACAAGTCTTGTGAATCTGTTAATCGCTGTcgcaccttcacatagtagccaccttcacatagtagccaccttcacatagtagccaccttcacatagtagccaccttcacatagtagccaccttcacatagtagccaccttcacatagtagccaccttcacatagtagccacctttacatagtagccaccttcacatagtaaccaccttcacatagtagccaccttcacatagtaaccaccttcacatagtagccaccttcacatagtaaccaccttcacatagtagccaccttcacatagtagccaccttcacatagtaaccaccttcacatagtagccaccttcacatagtaaccaccttcacatagtagccaccttcacatagtagccaccttcacatagtagccaccttcacatagtagccaccttcacatagtagccaccttcacatagtagacaccttcacatagtagccaccttcacatagtagccaccttcacatagtaaccaccttcacatagtaaccaccttcacatagtagccaccttcacatagtagccaccttcacatagtagccaccttcacatagtagcgaccttcacatagtagacaccttcacatagtagccaccttcacatagtagccaccttcacatagtagacaccttcacatagtagccaccttcacatagtagccaccttcacatagtagccaccttcacatagtagacaccttcacatagtagccaccttcacatagtagccaccttcacatagtaaccaccttcacatagtaaccaccttcacatagtagccaccttcacatagtagccaccttcacatagtagccaccttcacatagtagccaccttcacatagtagccaccttcacatagtagccaccttcacatagtagccaccttcacatagtagccaccttcacatagtaaccaccttcacatagtagccaccttcacatagtaaccaccttcacatagtagccaccttcacatagtaaccaccttcacatagtagccaccttcacatagtaaccacattcacatagtaaccaccttcacatagtagccaccttcacatagtagccaccttcacatagtagccaccttcacatagtagccaccttcacatagtagccaccttcacatagtaaccaccttcacatagtagccaccttcacatagtagccaccttcacatagtaaccaccttcacatagtagccaccttcacatagtagccaccttcacatagtaaccaccttcacatagtagccaccttcacatagtagccaccttcacatagtagccaccttcacatagtagacaccttcacatagtagccaccttcacatagtagccaccttcacatagtaaccaccttcacatagtaaccaccttcacatagtagccaccttcacatagtagccaccttcacatagtagccaccttcacatagtagacaccttcacatagtagacaccttcacatagtagccaccttcacatagtagccaccttcacatagtagacaccttcacatagtagccaccttcacatagtagccaccttcacatagtagccaccttcacatagtacccaccttcacatagtagccaccttcacatagtagccaccttcacatagtagacaccttcacatagtagccaccttcacatagtagccaccttcacatagtagccaccttcacatagtagccaccttcacatagtagccaccttcacatagtagccaccttcacatagtagccaccttcacatagtagccaccttcacatagtagccaccttcacatagtagacaccttcacatagtagccaccttcacatagtagccaccttcacatagtagccaccttcacatagtagacaccttcacatagtagccaccttcacatagtagacaccttcacatagtagccaccttcacatagtagccaccttcacatagtagccaccttcacatagtagccaccttcacatagtagccaccttcacatagtacccaccttcacatagtagccaccttcacatagtagacaccttcacatagtaaccaccttcacatagtagccaccttcacatagtagccaccttcacatagtagccaccttcacatagtaaccaccttcacatagtagccaccttcacatagtagccaccttcacatagtaaccaccttcacatagtaaccaccttcacatagtagccaccttcacatagtaaccaccttcacatagtaaccaccttcacatagtaaccaccttcacatagtaaccaccttcacatagtaaccaccttcacatagtagccaccttcacatagtagccaccttcacatagtaaccaccttcacatagtagccaccttcacatagtaaccaccttcacatagtaaccaccttcacatagtagccaccttcacatagtagccaccttcacatagtagccaccttcacatagtagccaccttcacatagtagccaccttcacatagtagccaccttcacatagtagacaccttcacatagtagccaccttcacatagtagacaccttcacatagtagccaccttcacatagtagccaccttcacatagtagacaccttcacatagtagccaccttcacatagtagccaccttcacatagtagccaccttcacatagtagacaccttcacatagtagccaccttcacatagtagccaccttcacatagtagccaccttcacacagtagccaccttcacatagtagccaccttcacatagtagccaccttcacatagtagccaccttcacatagtagccaccttcacatagtagccaccttcacacagtagccaccttcacatagtagccaccttcacatagtagccaccttcacatagtagccaccttcacatagtagccaccttcacatagtagccaccttcacatagtagccaccttcacatagtagccaccttcacatagtagccaccttcacatagtagccaccttcacatagtagccaccttcacatagtaaccaccttcacatagtagccaccttcatatagtaaccaccttcacatagtaaccaccttcacagAGTAGCCACTTTCACacagtagccaccttcacatagtaaccaccttcacatagtagccaccttcacatagtagccaccttcacatagtaaccaccttcacatagtagccaccttcacatagtagccaccttcacatagtagccaccttcacatagtagccaccttcacatagtagccaccttcacatagtagccaccttcacatagtagccaccttcacatagtagccaccttcacatagtaaccaccttcacatagtagccaccttcacatagtagccaccttcacatagtagccaccttcacatagtagccaccttcacatagtaaccaccttcacatagtagccaccttcacatagtagccacaggGTTTTCCTGCTGAAAGTTATTGCAACCAcagctattaaccagtcaagTATGGTACAAGGATGTAATGGAAATGTTCCTtacatttctttttactgtCTTTTTGTCCAACTCCACACAACAGACGTTACTTTAAGAAGGCATGTCACTACTGGACAAAGCAGAAGAAGATCACTTCACTGTTGATAGAAAATATCATGTCTCATGCTATCTCTACAGATCACTGCAAGGTGTGTAGTGAAACTATATGTGTATTTGTACAAGTATACCCTAAAGTATTGTAGTGAACTTAGAACATGTAGTTTACGCTCAGACATTTGTATGTATCCATATATTGTgtcagagtacaatataatggTTGGCCATTTCTGATCAAGTGATTATGTTGACTGATCAATGCCGCCATTGGTAGACCATTTGATTTTTTATAACTGTAATTCTTAATGTTATGACAGTTGTTGTTTATTGTTGCATCATTACCTTTCATTATCAACCCTGTTCAATTGCTATGTAAAGTTTTCATCTTGTCGAAGGATCAGCTGGCCATGTATACATAAGCTATAGCGTTGCACCTTGTGTTTACCTCAATGATGTCATACTTGTCCGTCAAATACGCTACTTGAGGCATCCATACACACAGCATGACATCAGTAATTTGACTCATATGTACTGctaaaaagtattaatttatAATTGAAGTAAGGATCCAGGCAATGaaaataatgaaacaagagatgaatgatggtattgcagcatagctctgtgagtaaatccctacattggcatgttatagttattttgttcaatgccaaagtagggattttcccaccaagctatgctgtaatagtaccatcattcatctcttgttttcactacttttattgcttggaacCTTGTCAGCTTCTCACACCAAGAGGTGTGATCACTATTCCTTATTTACGCCATGATGTCATTATAAATCAGCTAGACCAATGGAGAGGCAAGGTCAACATGTTTGAGTAAATAGATCTTTGGTACCTCTTATAGTAACATAATctctttaaataattttgtggcaatACTACTCAAGGAAGTGTTTATAtgaaaaattaacaccttgatatgggTTTCATAAAAAAGACaatgaccagcctgattgaagataaaagaaaaaaagacaagcTGCAGAGGGCTAACACTTGTCAGAAGCCCAAAAGGCTAGTAAATTTGTTAAAATGGtagccatgcactgcttcatttagcCTTGAGACTAGTCAGGCAGACTGGCAGACCAAAATTACAAGTTTTGACAattttgtttacaaaaaaatatCTATACCTTgtaggtgtgtgtatgtgtgtgtgtgtgtgtgtgtgtgtgtgtgtgtgtgtgtgtgtgtgtgtgtgtgtgtgtgtgtgtgtgtgtgtgtgtgtgtgtgtgtgtgtgtgtgtgtgtgtgtgtgtgtgtgtgtgtgtgtgtgtgtgtgtgtgtgtgtgtgtgtgtgtgtgtgtgtgtgtgtgtgtgtgtgtgtgtgtgtgtgtgtgtgtgtgtgtgtgtgtgtgtgtgtgtgtgtgtgtgtgtgtgtgtgtgtgtgtgtgtgtgtgtgtgtgtgtgtgtgtgtgtgtgtgtgttaattcTGTTAGATGGATTAATATATTCCAAAAAGGTGATTTTATCATGTAAgatatctctatagggtgattttaaAGACAGTATTTTAGGCAGTGCACATCATTTTAAggccaatccctacttaaacaatactgtttgatatttgaACTACGTACGTACTGCATTTAAATACACTTTATCTTTGCTGCATGAGTTGCTACGTACAGTGTTTGTACCTTAATTGTATGTTTCTCTAGTCAGCTTGGATGATACTGGAGATTGTTGCAACATTTGCTAGTTACCTGGTGGATGAGATGGCAGTGATCTGTTTCTCTCAGCAATGTGTCAGCCAGTCAAAAGATACACCAGGTATCTGTTgtctccacacacacacacgcacgcacacaaaaGTAaacacgcgcacgcacacacacacacatgcacgcacgcacacgcacgcatgcacacacacacaaagataTCATAACAAACAGACTATACTTGACGTTATATATACAAGCAGAATACTACATTAGTAGAATGacaccaggcttattgttttatctgaatgtgcaccccagCCATCAATTACTGTTACTAAAATAGctaagtggccattacactttgtcttcagctatgttcagcccgttatacagtgtacattacaaacaaagaatacTATGAGAAGGACCTCCACAATCAATCTAGTCATAACAGAAAACTCGGATGGTTGCCATTTTAGATTTAGAGAAGGCATCACACACCATTActacgaatcaacaccttgcactgtcagcaaagataattAGGACACAAAGCAGGACACAGGtacagtaagtccatgaagcatgcattgtatgtattgcggtatgccaaaaagtacATGTCGAGCTGAaacgacgtcaaacagtgaaaaaaaataaGCCCATAtctttagccattatcgagttatgcttgcatCAAAtaggcagtcagtcagcaggaaattccactgaatatatatatatatatatatatatatattttgtactttttggaagtgttttggGTTGCACTGAAAATAGTTTTGGgcttaaccaatactaccaagacATCATGTAGGTACTATAAGGCTTGTTTTAAGGTGATGTTTTTGGCCAGAAGAGCCTTCATGATTCCTAACATACAgttctattgtactgtatgctgCATAACTCGTATACTACTTATACACCACATATTCTAACAGGACCTCTCCATGCTAGGCCATTTGTTGTTGTAGTCTTGTGTACATACCCCTCTACCCAGCTAAAACAGTTATGTATCTTGAATTTATTGTAAGCGGTAAGCAATATTAATGTTATAAAAAGTTTAGTGGCTGGTACTTTCATATAGTTGACAGTCTCACTTTTTATTCTGACGTGAATTTCATATGCTATGTAGAAGAAATGACGGCTCTATTACAGTGTTATGTCTGTGTGTTATGTTTTTTATCCACAGTGTACATgcttacatgtaatagttgtaacatgggctagtgttccaccgataatcggattggtaTCAGAGCCGATATTGGGCTTTTGGTATCGATCGGTATCAATATTTAGGTATTCCGATACCGATTAATAACCACTCGTGCCAATCGTCATaatcataactatcatcataaatgctatgctagcaaaacatgaggtataacaagttggaaatagtgttgtgtattattctagcataaaaggtgcaggaattgctttgttaaaaCATTGAACAACTGCTACTTAATTACtctgtttgcatgaaaaagatcgaaatattctagtagaacagtcactgcacaataaaatattgtaatagagcagtcacacataactaacttgagaggtgtgtaaattgtatggcaattatcAGTATCAGTATCTGTATCGGTGAAAATGTATTGCTAGGTatcggtaggtatttttctgtattgattTGGTAGAACcctaacatgggcatgaggggctttgcctgatattaTTATATACCTGACTGCCCAGGCTTGTGGCAGAGGGcatgcatatcaggcaaagcctgaatgccctGTGATGTTACACTTGTCAGGCTGATGGCCTGTACAGgacgatcaatcacccaagccaatacaagccAGCCACTGGTGTATTATAcgtatatgcatacctaaaatttttgattatgggtcagcaggtagtacattctggttatgttcggttacgatgaacggacatttcctagagatatcacaaaGAATTTCAGTTACGCgaatttaatgttttaatcagtgctttTTAATTGTTTATGAAAAAAGTACAGAGTTCACTAAAAGCCTAGATacgtaagcttgcttgtaggaTGGTTACTCCGTgtagagtggtagcttcatgataGGGGCATTTCCCATATTAATATACGTagtggcacaaccaaaaaatcgtgcactttttcataaaaccatgaaactttccacataaatagtactcctcgatacatgtatttttagatatagtgccattgctgatttgacctttggtgacctttatggccatttttatacagaaaattgatcagtTTTGTCATAAAGGccaccaaaggtcaactcagcAATGGTACTATATCTTTTTAAATGCATGTCATAAGGAGTGCTATTTATGTGGAAGGTTTcatgttttatgaaaaagtacacaatattgccaattttgggactacgccgctatactatatTTGAAAACATGTGGAAAGGATTGATGACTAAACTATAGTTCTCACTTTATCCCAACTTTTTTAACTTGTAGGATaacgaggataacaaaatgctttccgtcttcatggcaaaatccaagtcgtgcatcctaatcacgtgagtattaatcaatccccacaatcgatttcggtcTCAATGTTTATATAaccactgcccagttgtagaccggctacatttcatatgtactGTAGTCCAACTAGCTGAGCTACAAGTAGGggtacatacaaaatgtagcctgggTGGCTCCTttaatctgaggtgtgaaagtgttacattaatATAGATAACACACTTAATACACACTTTTTGTTtgtacacatgtgtatcatATTGTTCATGGTTACAGTTGATACAGGTGTCCTAAGGAGGGTACTGACCATACTGGGATGTGTGACCAACAAGATGTCCCAGCAACAACTGAAGAGTTTACAAGGTGAGGGATGATTGTTTGGTGTATCTTGAATATGGAGACTActtttgttgtgtaaatatgTATCTGACTGGCAGTGTATTGAATCCTATTGACAAGGGAGCATGCAACTTTATATGCAGGGTTCAAAATAACGTGCAGTCATCGGTCATTTTCTGTGCAAATTATAGCCATGACCGCCCAATAAAAAAATCATGCGGTTATGACTGCCGCTCAAAAATTATAACCTTGTAAACGC comes from Dysidea avara chromosome 4, odDysAvar1.4, whole genome shotgun sequence and encodes:
- the LOC136254305 gene encoding uncharacterized protein isoform X1, whose translation is MSHAISTDHCKSAWMILEIVATFASYLVDEMAVICFSQQCVSQSKDTPVDTGVLRRVLTILGCVTNKMSQQQLKSLQEQLERLLLGFEPDYLATGAAIDTMEKS
- the LOC136254305 gene encoding condensin-2 complex subunit D3-L-like isoform X2; the encoded protein is MSLISSMSNMFRMFRYFMITAWTQLCTVRKQALTSLNSLTIDAPTCTILHSLWLDGVMPMVMDEEISVQERCFLLLEEFLLSLISPYTDLPSEMEKFLW